The following are encoded in a window of Cervus canadensis isolate Bull #8, Minnesota chromosome 11, ASM1932006v1, whole genome shotgun sequence genomic DNA:
- the LOC122450506 gene encoding olfactory receptor 5F1-like, whose product MARKNYTLLTEFILLGLADTREQQVVLFFFFYVIYTVTVVGNVGMILLIRADSRLHTPMYFFLANLSFVDVCYSSTITPKMLVDLLSEEKTISFAGCFLQMYFFIALATTECILFGLMAYDRYVAICNPLLYSLIMSRTVCLKMAAGAFTAGLVNSMVHTGYVSSLPFCSSNAIHHFFCDTPPLFKLSCSDTHLQESIFSTFAGVNMVGALLVILTSYSYILFSIFRVHAGAGRRKAFSTCASHLTAIILFYSTSIYTYLRPTSSYSLTQDKVASVFYTVVIPMLNPLIYSLRNKEVKKALWNVITRKRVPSLL is encoded by the coding sequence ATGGCCAGAAAAAATTATACTCTGCTGACTGAGTTCATCctcttgggattagcagacacacGGGAGCAGCAGGttgtcctctttttctttttttatgtgatTTACACAGTGACAGTTGTGGGGAATGTTGGGATGATCCTCTTAATCAGAGCTGATTCCCGACTTCACacacccatgtacttcttcctggcTAACTTGTCCTTTGTGGATGTTTGCTATTCATCCACCATCACCCCAAAGATGCTGGTAGATTTATTATCAGAGGAGAAAACCATCTCCTTTGCTGGTTGCTTCCTGCAGATGTACTTCTTTATAGCCTTGGCCACAACTGAATGCATCCTTTTCGGGTtaatggcctatgaccgctatgtggccatatGCAACCCTCTTCTTTACTCCTTGATCATGTCCAGGACGGTCTGCCTGAAAATGGCCGCAGGGGCTTTTACAGCAGGCCTGGTGAACTCCATGGTTCACACAGGTTATGTGAGCAGCTTGCCATTCTGCAGTTCCAACGCCATCcatcacttcttctgtgacaCTCCTCCACTTTTTAAGCTCTCCTGTTCTGACACACACCTGCAAGAAAGCATCTTTTCCACATTCGCTGGTGTGAATATGGTTGGGGCTCTGCTGGTGATTCTCACCTCCTACTCCtacattctcttctccatcttccGTGTGCATGCAGGGGCGGGGAGGCGCAAGGCGTTCTCCACGTGTGCGTCTCACCTGACAGCCATCATCCTGTTCTATTCCACCTCCATCTACACTTATCTGAGACCTACTTCCAGCTACTCCCTGACTCAGGATAAAGTAGCTTCTGTGTTCTACACAGTGGTGATCCCCATGTTGAATCCTCTGATCTACAGCCTCCGGAATAAGGAAGTAAAGAAGGCTTTATGGAATGTGATTACTAGGAAAAGGGTCCCTTCATTGCTGTGA